Part of the Bacillus sp. THAF10 genome is shown below.
AGCACCTGCTGTTCACCTAACACCTCTGTTAGCTTTTTCATATGTGCCATCCCATTTAACAATGGAACCACAACCGTTTTTGGACCGATATAGGGATTCACGTCCTTAAGCGCGGCATCCAGATGATACGCCTTCATGGACAACAAGATGACATCAAATGGCTCTGATGCTTCTCCACTCACTAGAAGCTTTGGCGACAATACGACATCTCCATGCATACTCTTAATCACCAAGCCAGTCTTCTCAAGCTGTTGCTTCCTGCCTTCCCGCACCAAAAACGTAACATCTTCCCCTTTTTCTAATAGCCTGCCGCCAAAATACCCACCAACAGCACCTGCACCAACCACAAGAATCTTCATCAACAATCCCTCCCTATATGTATGATTATATTGTAACAGCAATATTAAGTTATCGCTTCCATCCTGCTTCACGTGGACATCTTTTGCTATAGTAAAAGGGAGGTGACAGAATGAAAAGTGATAAAGTATTTCAAGCATATGTAAAAGAAACAGAGACCAGCTTTTCGGGATGGGACTTCTCTCATATAACTGAAACTGGCAGAATGGCGAATGGGCTGTTGAGCTGGTCCTATGGCAGCATCGCTAAAGAATTGATGACAGGAGCAAGTGCCATGCTCGACATGGGAACAGGTGGCGGGGAGCTGCTATCTAAGCTACAGCCATATCCACCAACGGTTTGTGCCACAGAGGGCTACAAACCAAACTACCCGATTGCTAAAAAAAGATTGGAACCGCTGGGAGTCAATGTGGTGGAAGTAGCCCCGGATAACAAGCTTCCATTTGCAAACCAGCATTTTGATCTAATTATCAACAAACACGAGGAGTATGACCCAGCGGAGGTAAGGCGGGTTTTAAAGGACGGAGGCACCTTTCTCACCCAACAGGTGGGCGGAGATGACTGCCAGGAGATTAATAGACTACTAGGGGCTCCCATCAACGAGGAATATGACCACTGGAAGCTTGAATTTGCGGAAAATCAACTGATGGAGCACGGCTTCAAGCTACTCCTCAGCAAAAAAGAGTATCCGTCCCAACGCTTTTATGATGTTGGCGCACTCATCTATTATTTAAAAGCCATCCCTTGGCAAATTGAAAACTTCCAGGTGGAGGACTACATAGATCAGCTTTACAAGATTCATTGTTACATTGAAAAAGAGGGCTATTTAGATATCAGGCAAAACCGCTTTATTTTACAAGCAGTGAAAAACTAACAAAAGCACGAGCCTGCCTCATTAAGGTAGCACTCGTGCTTCTTTATTTTCCAACCGTTCCTTCAACTTCAGAAGGCACATTAATGATATCCTTCTTCACCAGCTTCAACGTCGCCACAATCAGAAAGCTAACAATCACCAACAAAAGCCACGAGCTTACCTTGCCAAGGTGCACCAAGCTCCATGCCTCCGTTTGATTTGGGTACTCCCATGCTCCAAAGTAGGTAGCAATATTTTCAGCAACCCAAATAAAAAATCCAATAAGCGCATAGGATAAAGCAATTGGCATTTTGTAGCGAGTCCCACCAATCTCATAAAACACCCACGATCTCCAAAAAACAATAATGACAAGTCCAGCCAGCCACCAACGAACATCTATCCAAAAATGATGGGTGAAAAAATTTAAGTAAATAGCTGCAGCAAGCGGAACGACCAGGCCAAACGGCGGCCACTTCACGAGCTCCACTTTTAACCTCCGCCACGCCTGACAAAGATAACTCGCCACACTCGCATACATAAAACCGCTATACAAAGGAACGCCGAACACCTTTGAATATCCTTCCTCTGGATACGACCAGGAGCCCATATGGACCTTGAAGACTTCAAGCGCGAGGCCAATCAGGTGAAACAAGGTAATGACCTTTAGTTCATCCTTTGTTTCCAGCCCCGACCGCACCATGATCCACTGCATTACGAGGCAGATGAGGAGAAGCCAGTCATAGCGAGGCAATAATGGAAGTGGAAGAACCTGCGTTAATGCCAAGGAAGCGAAGATAACAACCGGAAACAAACAAGATAAGGCCTGTTGCCACCCAAAACGAATGAGCTGTGTTACTAATCTCATAAATCACTTGCCTCCCTAATTTTTCTTTGTTATTGGCTGTGTTAAAGAAGCCTGTTGATAAAATGAGTTTCTAGCTGTTGATTGGAGCAAATGGCGAAGACTCTTCTCGGGAACGAAGCGATTGACGGGAGACCCCACAGGAGGTTGCTCCGAAGAGGCACCCCAATCAGCCCGCGGACGTGGAGCCTATATGCGGAAATCAACAGCGAAATTTAACAAAGTCTTGTTATTAAAAATATACTACATATATTTATTGTTTATCAATAAATTTTTATTGTGTTTAATGAAAAAATGTCTGTTGAATTTTTGACAAAGAGATAGGAGATACAAGAATTTTACAAAGCTTTAACACATCCTAGGTATCAAAAATGGGTTAGAACATGCTTTATTGGGGTAGAGAGCAATTACAAAAGGACGTTGGTGAAAAAAGGAATTTTCTACGTCCTGTTGGTTAAGTAGTATTGGTAAAAGTAAAAATTTACTAAATAAGGAGCTGTACCAATGGAAACTCAGACAATGAAATCGATTGCCCAACGATTTATGAGTGTGCGGGACAGGACCATGAAGCTTGTACAACCTTTAGAGACAGAAGATTTTATTATTCAATCACATCCAGATGTCAGTCCCCCAAAATGGCATCTTGCCCATACGACCTGGTTTTTTGAACGTTTTGTGCTGAAGGAGTATTTTGAGAACTACAAAGAATTCCATCCAACCTATGACTTCCTTTTTAATTCCTACTATGAAACAGTCGGTCCATTTCAACCAAGGCATCAGCGAGGAGTGCTGTCTAGGCCTAGTGTAAAAGACATTTTCCAATACCGCAGTTATGTTGATAACTGTATAGTAGACTTGCTTTTTCAAGAATCAGAGGACACGGAAAAAATTCATAGTTTGATAGAGATTGGCATGCAGCATGAACAGCAGCACCAGGAGCTGATTTTAATGGACGTGAAGTACAATTTCTTTGTGAACCCCTTGCATCCTGTTTATCAGAAGGAGCAACCTTTTTCGTCTGTTAAAAAAGAGCCAACCTTCCTTACATATGATGGCGGGCTGGTGGATATTGGCCACAATGGAGAGGGCTTTGCTTTTGATAATGAAGGTCCCAACCATAAAGTATGGCTAGAGCCCTTTAAGATGTCGGATATGCCTGTGACAAACGGAGAATACTTAGAATTTATCGAAGCTGGTGGCTATAAAAAAGCGTTCTACTGGCTTTCTGATGGCTGGAATACGGTGAAAAAGAATAACTGGCAGGCACCATTCTATTGGATAAAGGATGACAATGGGGAATGGAGCATTTTTACCTTATCAGGGATAAGAAAGCTCGATCCAAATGAACCCGTTGTCCATGTGAGTTTTTATGAAGCGGATGCCTTTAGCAGGTGGAAGGGTATGCGACTTCCCACTGAAGCGGAATGGGAGCATGCAGCAAGGGGCTTGAAGATAAGCGGAAACACAATGGATACAGGCTCATATCACCCTGTGTCATCAAAAGGTACAGAATCCACTTATATGTTCGGGGATGTCTGGGAGTGGACGGCGAGTGCGTATTCTCCCTATCCCGGAAGTAAACCACTAGAAGGAGCCCTAGGTGAGTACAATGCTAAATTCATGTGTAACCAAATGGTCCTCCGAGGTGGATCATGTGCGACGCCGCTTGATCATATCCGCCATACCTATCGCAACTTTTTTCCAGCCGACAAACGCTGGCAGTTTAGTGGATTTCGCTTAGCGGAGGATGCCCTATGAGTTTGTTGAAAAATCAAATACAAAGCTATGATTATTATCTGCATCATGAAAACATGCAGGAGGAAGTGTTGGAGGGCCTTTCCCATCCTCAAAAGAGAATCTCTTCCAAATTTCTTTACGATCACAAGGGCTCTGAATTGTTTGAGGAAATAACGCAACTAGATGAATACTACCCGACCAGAACAGAGATGACTATTTTTCAAGAGAGCATAAGCGAAATTACGGAGGTCGTCGGAAATGTTCATACCCTTATTGAGTACGGAAGTGGCAGCAGCAATAAAATCAAAGCGCTACTGCAGAATTTCCAAGGCCTGAAGGAATACGTACCAATTGATATATCAAGAGAGTTTCTTTTTCAATCCTGCCTGGAGCTTGCCATGAAGTTTCCCCATCTCACCATCAAAGCGGTGTGTGGGGATTACACAAAGCCACTTTCCTTACCCGTTGACACAAAAGGGAAAAAAGTGATCTTCTTTCCAGGCTCCACCATTGGGAATTTTGAGCCGCTGGAGGTACGAGGATTTCTAAAGCAATCAGCAGAGCTGCTTCACAAGGGTGATGGATTTTTAATTGGGGTCGATTTGAAAAAGGATGTTCAGGTCTTAGAACGTGCCTATGATGATGCAGAAGGAGTTACAGCCGCCTTTAACCTCAACTTATTAGAGCGGCTAAACAGAGAATTAGAAGCTAACTTTTCATTGGAACAATTCGATCATTATGCATGTTACAACAAAAAGGCAGGGCGGATTGAAATGCATCTGAAAAGTCTCGTCGACCAAACAGTTCAGGTTGCTTCGAGAACATTCCATTTTGCCAAAGCAGAAACCATTCATACCGAAAATTCCTATAAATACTCCATTCGTGAGTTCCAAAAGCTAGCTGAATCGTGCGGCTTTCAAGCGAAAAAAGTGTGGACAGATTCTGAAGAGAAATTTAGTGTGCATTACTTGGAGCGATTTTAATAAGGCGATAATCCCCCCTCTCTACAAAAGAGAGGGGGTTTTTACATAAAATGGGAAGGTTTTTTGGTAGCTGCATAGAATTCTACTACATAGTGAGTCAAAAAGGGGAGAATCACATGGAGAAGCAAAAACTTATCCAGAAAAAGTACAGAGAAATGAAGCGGCGAAAAAACAAGAAAAGCAATCAAGAGGTTTTTTGGTTTGCGATAGCATTGCTCGTAATCATGGTTTTTTTATACTTTTTTGGATTCCCAACAATCGGCAG
Proteins encoded:
- a CDS encoding class I SAM-dependent methyltransferase → MKSDKVFQAYVKETETSFSGWDFSHITETGRMANGLLSWSYGSIAKELMTGASAMLDMGTGGGELLSKLQPYPPTVCATEGYKPNYPIAKKRLEPLGVNVVEVAPDNKLPFANQHFDLIINKHEEYDPAEVRRVLKDGGTFLTQQVGGDDCQEINRLLGAPINEEYDHWKLEFAENQLMEHGFKLLLSKKEYPSQRFYDVGALIYYLKAIPWQIENFQVEDYIDQLYKIHCYIEKEGYLDIRQNRFILQAVKN
- a CDS encoding DUF817 domain-containing protein, giving the protein MRLVTQLIRFGWQQALSCLFPVVIFASLALTQVLPLPLLPRYDWLLLICLVMQWIMVRSGLETKDELKVITLFHLIGLALEVFKVHMGSWSYPEEGYSKVFGVPLYSGFMYASVASYLCQAWRRLKVELVKWPPFGLVVPLAAAIYLNFFTHHFWIDVRWWLAGLVIIVFWRSWVFYEIGGTRYKMPIALSYALIGFFIWVAENIATYFGAWEYPNQTEAWSLVHLGKVSSWLLLVIVSFLIVATLKLVKKDIINVPSEVEGTVGK
- the egtD gene encoding L-histidine N(alpha)-methyltransferase; this encodes MSLLKNQIQSYDYYLHHENMQEEVLEGLSHPQKRISSKFLYDHKGSELFEEITQLDEYYPTRTEMTIFQESISEITEVVGNVHTLIEYGSGSSNKIKALLQNFQGLKEYVPIDISREFLFQSCLELAMKFPHLTIKAVCGDYTKPLSLPVDTKGKKVIFFPGSTIGNFEPLEVRGFLKQSAELLHKGDGFLIGVDLKKDVQVLERAYDDAEGVTAAFNLNLLERLNRELEANFSLEQFDHYACYNKKAGRIEMHLKSLVDQTVQVASRTFHFAKAETIHTENSYKYSIREFQKLAESCGFQAKKVWTDSEEKFSVHYLERF
- the egtB gene encoding ergothioneine biosynthesis protein EgtB, with product METQTMKSIAQRFMSVRDRTMKLVQPLETEDFIIQSHPDVSPPKWHLAHTTWFFERFVLKEYFENYKEFHPTYDFLFNSYYETVGPFQPRHQRGVLSRPSVKDIFQYRSYVDNCIVDLLFQESEDTEKIHSLIEIGMQHEQQHQELILMDVKYNFFVNPLHPVYQKEQPFSSVKKEPTFLTYDGGLVDIGHNGEGFAFDNEGPNHKVWLEPFKMSDMPVTNGEYLEFIEAGGYKKAFYWLSDGWNTVKKNNWQAPFYWIKDDNGEWSIFTLSGIRKLDPNEPVVHVSFYEADAFSRWKGMRLPTEAEWEHAARGLKISGNTMDTGSYHPVSSKGTESTYMFGDVWEWTASAYSPYPGSKPLEGALGEYNAKFMCNQMVLRGGSCATPLDHIRHTYRNFFPADKRWQFSGFRLAEDAL